A genomic window from Streptomyces sp. MST-110588 includes:
- a CDS encoding DUF2993 domain-containing protein yields the protein MRALRVLLVIAVILGGLFVAADRIAVNIAEDKAADKIRVSQGLSGSPDVSIKGFPFLTQVASRSLDEVDADLGGIEASADGQRLRLTELTAQFRDVKLTSDYSSIESAASATGTARISYADLTKAAGGGVRVGYAGKKNGTGQVKISPNIGGLPLLDSLEVTGSVSIVGGDTVRLRADRLPALCQSIPSCEERVRKRTDHDWKLSRLPGNLKLSKIESTPDGVSISATGTDVKVTG from the coding sequence ATGCGCGCACTACGAGTGCTGCTGGTCATAGCGGTCATACTCGGCGGCCTGTTCGTGGCCGCCGACCGTATCGCGGTGAACATCGCCGAGGACAAGGCCGCGGACAAGATCCGCGTCAGCCAGGGGCTCAGCGGGTCCCCGGACGTGTCGATCAAGGGCTTCCCGTTCCTGACGCAGGTCGCGAGCCGGTCGCTGGACGAGGTGGACGCCGACCTCGGCGGCATCGAGGCCAGCGCGGACGGCCAGCGGCTGAGGCTGACGGAGCTGACGGCGCAGTTCCGCGACGTGAAGCTGACCAGCGACTACTCCTCCATCGAGAGCGCCGCCAGCGCGACCGGCACCGCCCGGATCTCCTACGCGGACCTGACGAAGGCCGCGGGCGGCGGCGTACGGGTCGGCTACGCGGGCAAGAAGAACGGCACCGGCCAGGTCAAGATCTCCCCGAACATCGGCGGCCTGCCGCTGCTGGACTCCCTGGAGGTCACCGGCTCGGTCAGCATCGTGGGCGGTGACACCGTACGGCTGCGCGCGGACAGGCTCCCGGCGCTGTGCCAGAGCATCCCGAGCTGTGAGGAACGGGTCCGCAAGCGCACCGACCACGACTGGAAGCTGAGCAGGCTGCCCGGCAACCTCAAGCTCTCGAAGATCGAGTCGACCCCGGACGGCGTCTCGATCTCCGCCACCGGCACCGACGTCAAGGTCACCGGCTGA
- a CDS encoding sulfurtransferase, with translation MSRSDVLVDADWVEAHIDDPKVVIVEVDEDTSAYDKNHIKNAVRIDWKQDLQDPVRRDFVDQAGFEKLLSEKGIANDDTVVLYGGNNNWFASYAYWYFKLYGHQSVKLLDGGRKKWELDSRDLVDAVPTRPRTDYKAKPQDTSIRAFRDDVIAAIGNLNLVDVRSPDEFSGKLLAPAHLPQEQSQRPGHVPSARNIPWSKNANDDGTFKSDQDLKALYETESVDLSKDTIAYCRIGERSALTWFVLHELLGQPNVKNYDGSWTEYGSLVGVPIELGAAK, from the coding sequence ATGAGCCGCAGTGACGTCCTGGTGGACGCCGACTGGGTCGAGGCCCACATCGACGACCCCAAGGTGGTCATCGTCGAGGTCGACGAGGACACCTCGGCCTACGACAAGAACCACATCAAGAACGCCGTCCGCATCGACTGGAAGCAGGACCTCCAGGACCCGGTGCGCCGCGACTTCGTCGACCAGGCCGGCTTCGAGAAGCTGCTCTCCGAGAAGGGCATCGCCAACGACGACACGGTCGTCCTCTACGGCGGCAACAACAACTGGTTCGCGTCCTACGCGTACTGGTACTTCAAGCTCTACGGCCACCAGAGCGTCAAGCTGCTGGACGGCGGGCGCAAGAAGTGGGAGCTGGACTCGCGCGACCTGGTCGACGCCGTCCCCACCCGCCCCCGTACCGACTACAAGGCCAAGCCGCAGGACACCTCCATCCGCGCCTTCCGCGACGACGTCATCGCCGCGATCGGCAACCTGAACCTGGTGGACGTCCGCTCCCCCGACGAGTTCAGCGGCAAGCTGCTCGCCCCGGCGCACCTCCCGCAGGAGCAGTCGCAGCGCCCCGGCCACGTGCCCAGCGCCCGCAACATCCCCTGGTCCAAGAACGCCAACGACGACGGCACCTTCAAGTCGGACCAGGACCTCAAGGCCCTCTACGAGACGGAGTCCGTGGACCTGTCCAAGGACACCATCGCCTACTGCCGCATCGGCGAGCGCTCGGCGCTGACCTGGTTCGTGCTGCACGAGCTGCTCGGCCAGCCGAACGTGAAGAACTACGACGGCTCCTGGACCGAGTACGGCTCGCTCGTCGGCGTCCCGATCGAGCTCGGCGCCGCGAAGTAG
- a CDS encoding DUF1416 domain-containing protein encodes MCGAQAGGPDASTAKPGETTIQGSVTRDGQPVAGYVRLLDSTGEFTAEVPTSATGQFRFYAAEGTWTLRALVPGASADRTVVAQRGGLAEVAITV; translated from the coding sequence ATGTGTGGAGCACAGGCCGGCGGTCCGGACGCTTCGACCGCCAAGCCCGGTGAGACGACCATCCAGGGCAGCGTGACCCGCGACGGCCAGCCCGTCGCCGGCTACGTACGCCTCCTGGACAGCACCGGCGAATTCACCGCGGAGGTCCCCACCTCGGCGACCGGACAGTTCCGCTTCTACGCGGCCGAGGGCACCTGGACGCTGCGCGCGCTGGTCCCCGGCGCCTCGGCGGACCGTACCGTCGTCGCCCAGCGCGGCGGCCTGGCGGAGGTCGCCATCACCGTCTGA
- a CDS encoding DUF3099 domain-containing protein has translation MHAHQRPSAQRRHRRYFVMMGVCITLFVLAWGVVRLWSVPVAVGMCVVAMVIPPCAAIVGNRREPDERWWDESGDPESDRWWREIDDHRPR, from the coding sequence ATGCACGCGCACCAGCGCCCGTCCGCACAGCGCCGGCACCGCCGGTACTTCGTGATGATGGGCGTCTGCATCACCCTGTTCGTCCTGGCGTGGGGCGTCGTACGGCTCTGGTCGGTGCCGGTGGCGGTGGGGATGTGCGTGGTCGCCATGGTCATCCCGCCCTGCGCGGCGATCGTCGGCAACCGCAGGGAGCCGGACGAACGCTGGTGGGACGAGTCCGGCGACCCCGAGTCGGACCGCTGGTGGCGCGAGATCGACGACCACCGCCCGCGCTGA
- a CDS encoding DsrE family protein produces the protein MAKKLVIKVTAGADAPERCSQAFTVAAVAVASGVEVSLWLTGESTWFALPGRAAEFTLPHAAPLPDLIEGITAGGGTITVCTQCAARRDIEEKDLIEGARIAGAQVFVSEAMADEVQALVY, from the coding sequence ATGGCGAAGAAGCTCGTGATCAAGGTGACGGCGGGCGCGGACGCGCCCGAACGGTGCTCGCAGGCGTTCACGGTGGCGGCGGTGGCCGTCGCCAGCGGCGTGGAGGTCTCGCTCTGGCTGACCGGGGAGTCGACGTGGTTCGCGCTGCCGGGCCGGGCGGCGGAGTTCACACTGCCGCACGCGGCGCCGCTGCCCGACCTGATCGAGGGGATCACGGCCGGCGGCGGGACGATCACGGTGTGCACGCAGTGCGCGGCGCGCCGGGACATCGAGGAGAAGGACCTGATCGAGGGCGCGCGGATCGCCGGCGCGCAGGTGTTCGTCAGTGAGGCCATGGCGGACGAGGTGCAGGCGCTGGTCTACTGA
- a CDS encoding FABP family protein, whose translation MIEIPSDLNPSLVPLAFLLGNWEGAGVYDFPGTEKCNFGQEVTFTHDGRDFLEYTSRSWVLDAEGKKVRPLETESGYWRIDKDRKVEVVMIRDQGVVEIWYGELADQKPQIDLATDAVARTAAAGPYSGGKRLYGYVNSDLMWVGEKATPEVPLRPYMSAHLKKVVDPREWAKDLKDLPDDGIAFFR comes from the coding sequence ATGATCGAGATCCCGTCCGACCTGAACCCGTCCCTCGTGCCCCTGGCCTTCCTCCTCGGCAACTGGGAGGGCGCGGGTGTCTACGACTTCCCCGGCACCGAGAAGTGCAACTTCGGCCAGGAGGTCACCTTCACCCACGACGGCCGTGACTTCCTCGAATACACCTCCCGCAGTTGGGTCCTGGACGCCGAGGGCAAGAAGGTCCGCCCGCTGGAGACCGAGTCCGGCTACTGGCGTATCGACAAGGACCGCAAGGTCGAGGTCGTGATGATCCGCGACCAGGGCGTCGTGGAGATCTGGTACGGCGAGCTGGCCGACCAGAAGCCGCAGATCGACCTGGCCACCGACGCCGTCGCGCGCACCGCCGCCGCCGGCCCGTACAGCGGCGGCAAGCGGCTGTACGGCTACGTCAACAGCGACCTGATGTGGGTCGGCGAGAAGGCGACCCCCGAGGTGCCGCTGCGCCCGTACATGTCCGCGCACCTGAAGAAGGTCGTCGACCCCCGCGAGTGGGCCAAGGACCTCAAGGACCTCCCGGACGACGGCATCGCCTTCTTCAGGTGA
- a CDS encoding transcriptional repressor, producing MVSTDWQSDLRKRGYRLTPQRQLVLEAVDKLEHATPDAILTEVRKTAGGVNISTVYRTLELLEELGLVSHAHLGHGAPTYHLADRHHHIHLVCRDCTDVIEADLSVAAPFTATLRETFGFDTDLKHFAIFGRCGPCTSRAAAAES from the coding sequence GTGGTGAGCACCGACTGGCAGAGCGACCTCCGCAAGCGCGGCTACCGACTTACCCCGCAGCGCCAGCTCGTCCTGGAGGCTGTGGACAAACTGGAGCACGCCACCCCCGACGCCATCCTCACCGAGGTGCGCAAGACCGCCGGCGGGGTCAACATCTCCACCGTCTACCGGACGCTGGAGCTGCTGGAGGAGCTGGGGCTGGTCAGCCACGCCCACCTCGGGCACGGCGCCCCCACGTACCACCTCGCCGACCGGCACCACCACATCCACCTGGTGTGCCGGGACTGTACGGACGTCATCGAGGCCGACCTCTCGGTGGCCGCGCCCTTCACGGCGACGCTGCGCGAGACGTTCGGCTTCGACACGGACCTGAAGCACTTCGCGATCTTCGGGCGCTGCGGCCCATGCACCTCTCGGGCGGCAGCCGCCGAGTCGTAG
- a CDS encoding glycine cleavage T C-terminal barrel domain-containing protein, protein MKSPLLSLPGAVPAEAPDEGVAGHYGDLFREQRALADGSGFVDLSHRGVVTVTGEERLSWLHLLITQHVTDLAPGHATEALILSANGHIEHALYLVDDGTTTWLHTEPGTQEALIAYLESMKFFYRVEVADRTADFAVVHLPAGSITEIPEDVVVRETAHGRDLFLPRERLESFAAAAGPAIGVLALEALRVEAHRPRLGLETDHRTIPHELGWIGTAVHLQKGCYRGQETVARVHNLGKPPRRLVFLHLDGSEVHLPPHGTPLRLAADGEEGRQLGFVTTSARHHELGPIALALVKRNIPIDAPLIAGTTAAAQEVVVEP, encoded by the coding sequence ATGAAGAGCCCCCTGCTGTCGCTGCCCGGTGCCGTCCCCGCCGAGGCTCCCGACGAAGGCGTCGCCGGCCATTACGGCGATCTCTTCCGGGAGCAGCGCGCGCTCGCCGACGGCTCCGGATTCGTGGACCTCTCGCACCGCGGCGTGGTCACCGTCACCGGTGAAGAGCGCCTGTCCTGGCTGCACCTGCTGATCACCCAGCACGTCACCGACCTCGCGCCCGGCCACGCCACCGAGGCGCTGATCCTCTCCGCCAACGGCCACATCGAGCACGCCCTGTACCTCGTCGACGACGGGACCACGACCTGGCTGCACACCGAGCCGGGCACACAGGAGGCGCTGATCGCCTACCTGGAGAGCATGAAGTTCTTCTACCGCGTCGAGGTTGCCGACCGCACCGCCGACTTCGCCGTGGTCCACCTCCCGGCCGGCTCCATCACCGAGATCCCTGAGGACGTCGTCGTACGGGAGACCGCCCACGGCCGCGACCTGTTCCTGCCCCGCGAACGCCTGGAGTCCTTCGCGGCGGCGGCCGGCCCGGCCATCGGCGTACTGGCCCTGGAAGCACTGCGCGTGGAGGCCCACCGCCCGCGCCTGGGCCTGGAGACCGACCACCGTACGATCCCCCACGAGCTGGGCTGGATCGGCACCGCCGTCCACCTGCAAAAGGGCTGCTACCGCGGCCAGGAGACGGTGGCCCGGGTCCACAACCTGGGGAAGCCGCCGCGCCGCCTGGTCTTCCTCCACCTGGACGGCAGCGAGGTCCACCTGCCCCCGCACGGCACGCCGCTGCGCCTGGCCGCCGACGGCGAGGAAGGCCGCCAGCTCGGCTTCGTGACGACCTCGGCCCGCCACCACGAGCTGGGCCCCATCGCCCTGGCCCTGGTCAAGCGCAACATTCCTATCGACGCGCCGCTGATCGCGGGCACGACGGCGGCGGCCCAGGAAGTCGTCGTCGAGCCGTAG
- the dtd gene encoding D-aminoacyl-tRNA deacylase codes for MRAVVQRVDGARVEVGGEITGEIVGEGLCVLVGVTHEDTPAKAAQLARKLWSVRILDGEKSCSDTGAPLLVISQFTLYGDARKGRRPTWNAAAPGPVAEPLVDEVVAQLRALGARVETGRFGADMKVSLTNDGPFTVLLEI; via the coding sequence ATGCGAGCAGTGGTGCAGAGGGTCGACGGCGCACGCGTCGAGGTGGGCGGGGAGATCACCGGCGAGATCGTGGGTGAGGGGCTGTGCGTGCTGGTCGGGGTCACGCACGAGGACACCCCGGCCAAGGCCGCCCAGCTCGCCCGCAAACTGTGGTCCGTACGCATCCTGGACGGTGAGAAGTCCTGCTCGGACACCGGCGCACCGCTGCTGGTCATCAGCCAGTTCACTCTCTACGGTGACGCCCGCAAGGGCCGCCGCCCCACCTGGAACGCGGCGGCCCCCGGCCCGGTCGCCGAGCCTTTGGTGGACGAGGTGGTCGCCCAGCTCCGGGCCCTGGGCGCCCGGGTGGAGACGGGCCGCTTCGGCGCGGACATGAAGGTCTCGCTGACCAACGACGGCCCGTTCACGGTCCTGCTGGAGATCTGA
- a CDS encoding ABC transporter substrate-binding protein: MPYRSRYRTTAPADLCGLGLPELRSLRRDSQREEADLSYVRRLLQGRIDILRAETARRSAPLASLLDRLPEILADLPSRHRSSARHVTLGTPHSEECRQLAEEMLGEVQLSDLTARTDQELQDAMGRLIRYEQQVSRCRQSLQRTADDCSAEIARRYREGEAQVDDLLS; encoded by the coding sequence CTGCCGTACCGCAGCCGCTACCGCACCACCGCGCCCGCCGACCTGTGCGGGCTGGGCCTGCCCGAGCTGCGCTCGCTGCGCCGCGACTCCCAGCGTGAGGAGGCCGACCTGAGCTACGTACGGCGGCTGCTCCAGGGCCGTATCGACATCCTGCGGGCCGAGACCGCCCGCCGCTCCGCGCCGCTGGCGTCGCTGCTGGACCGGCTGCCGGAGATCCTGGCGGACCTGCCCTCGCGGCACCGCTCCTCGGCCCGGCACGTGACGCTGGGGACCCCGCACAGCGAGGAGTGCCGGCAACTGGCCGAGGAGATGCTCGGCGAGGTCCAGCTCTCGGACCTCACGGCCCGTACCGACCAGGAGCTCCAGGACGCCATGGGCCGGCTGATCCGCTATGAGCAGCAGGTTTCCCGGTGCCGGCAGTCCCTCCAGCGGACCGCGGACGATTGCAGCGCCGAGATCGCCCGAAGGTACCGTGAAGGTGAAGCACAAGTAGACGACCTGCTCTCCTGA
- a CDS encoding asparaginase codes for MTSSRPESPAGPSSSGTAPSSGSGISTGAHGAGDAPVVGDAPAPTAPVLAEVIRSGFVEGRHRGSLVILAADGSVQTALGDVTAPVFPRSTNKPMQASAVLRAGLELAGERLALAAASHSGESFHLDLVEKMLAEYGISPDLLQTPPDLPLDPAEAERYVASGRGRERITMNCSGKHAAMLAASAANGWPLETYLDLDHPLQQLVLEEVRAASGERVDHIGTDGCGAPLMAISLTGLARAFRHFVLAGPGTPQRRVADAMRAHPEYVAGTRRPDTWLMRALPGTLSKMGAEAVQAVALPDGRALAFKVEDGATRTLGPILGRALRMMGVDAPVLTRIEDTPLLGGAERVGEIRAAF; via the coding sequence ATGACCTCCTCCCGCCCCGAGAGCCCCGCCGGGCCGTCCTCCTCCGGCACGGCGCCGTCCTCCGGCTCCGGCATATCCACCGGTGCCCACGGCGCCGGTGACGCCCCCGTCGTCGGTGACGCTCCCGCTCCCACGGCGCCCGTCCTCGCCGAGGTCATACGTTCCGGGTTCGTCGAGGGCCGGCACCGCGGGTCGCTGGTGATCCTGGCGGCGGACGGCAGCGTGCAGACGGCCCTCGGTGATGTCACGGCCCCCGTCTTCCCGCGCTCCACCAACAAGCCGATGCAGGCGTCGGCCGTCCTGCGGGCCGGTCTGGAGCTGGCGGGCGAGCGGCTGGCGCTGGCCGCGGCCAGCCACTCCGGCGAAAGCTTTCACCTGGACCTGGTGGAGAAGATGCTCGCCGAGTACGGCATCTCCCCCGACCTCCTCCAGACCCCGCCCGACCTCCCGCTGGACCCGGCCGAGGCGGAGCGTTACGTGGCGTCCGGGCGGGGCCGCGAGCGCATCACCATGAACTGCTCCGGCAAGCACGCCGCGATGCTCGCCGCCAGCGCCGCCAACGGCTGGCCGCTGGAGACCTACCTGGACCTGGACCACCCCCTCCAGCAGCTCGTCCTTGAAGAGGTGCGCGCCGCCAGCGGCGAGCGGGTGGACCACATCGGTACGGACGGCTGCGGCGCGCCCCTGATGGCGATCTCACTGACCGGCCTGGCCCGCGCCTTCCGCCACTTCGTCCTGGCCGGGCCGGGCACGCCCCAGCGGCGGGTCGCGGACGCCATGCGCGCCCACCCGGAGTACGTGGCCGGCACCCGCCGTCCCGACACCTGGCTGATGCGGGCCCTGCCCGGCACGCTGTCCAAGATGGGCGCGGAGGCCGTGCAGGCCGTGGCGCTGCCCGACGGCCGCGCGCTGGCCTTCAAGGTCGAGGACGGGGCGACCCGTACCCTCGGGCCGATACTGGGCCGCGCGCTGCGCATGATGGGCGTGGACGCGCCGGTCCTGACGCGGATCGAGGACACCCCGCTGCTGGGCGGCGCCGAGCGCGTGGGGGAGATCCGCGCGGCGTTCTGA
- a CDS encoding GNAT family N-acetyltransferase, with translation MNLQIRTVAEEDIPDWLQAVMTGFLRPPEVSKEDVEYRTAHHDPERTLGVFDAGRCVATFESFPQDLTVPGGARLPSDAVTRVTVSPTHRRRGLLTRMMDKDLRAAKERGDALATLIAAEYPIYGRYGFGPATGFTEWRIDVARARLDPRYAVPEDGGRVDLADGQQVRDLGPKLFDRFRDIVPGSVSRNETWWKRFTGQIRLPSHPWTEPFHAVYRSASGEVQGIVTYTVDDKWEAKLPQNTATVQQLIATTPAAERALWHFVCSVDWVTYVKTGVRAPDDLLPHLLGDPRAAVVHQTADYMWLRPLDIPRMLQARTYPVAGSLVLEVIDSAGLAGGRFLLDAGPEGATCTPTTRPADIVLPVSELAPLYMGDESASRLAALGSIEAGRPSALVTADTLFGTGRRPWCPDMF, from the coding sequence ATGAATCTCCAGATCCGTACGGTGGCTGAAGAGGACATACCCGACTGGTTGCAGGCGGTGATGACAGGATTCCTGCGACCGCCGGAGGTCTCCAAAGAAGACGTCGAGTACCGCACCGCGCACCACGACCCCGAGCGCACGCTGGGCGTCTTCGACGCCGGCCGCTGCGTCGCCACGTTCGAGAGCTTCCCGCAGGACCTGACGGTGCCCGGCGGCGCGCGCCTGCCCTCCGACGCCGTCACCCGCGTCACCGTCTCCCCCACCCACCGCCGCCGCGGCCTGCTGACCCGCATGATGGACAAGGACCTGCGGGCCGCCAAGGAACGCGGCGACGCCCTGGCCACGCTGATCGCCGCCGAGTACCCCATCTACGGGCGCTACGGCTTCGGTCCCGCGACCGGCTTCACCGAGTGGCGGATCGACGTGGCCCGCGCCCGGCTCGACCCGCGGTACGCGGTCCCCGAGGACGGCGGGCGGGTCGACCTCGCCGACGGTCAGCAGGTCCGCGATCTCGGGCCGAAGCTGTTCGACCGCTTCCGGGACATCGTGCCGGGTTCGGTCTCCCGTAACGAGACGTGGTGGAAGCGGTTCACCGGCCAGATACGGCTGCCCAGCCATCCCTGGACGGAGCCGTTCCACGCCGTGTACCGCTCGGCGTCCGGCGAGGTGCAGGGCATCGTGACCTACACGGTCGACGACAAGTGGGAAGCCAAGCTCCCGCAGAACACCGCCACCGTCCAGCAGTTGATAGCGACCACACCCGCCGCTGAGCGGGCGCTGTGGCACTTCGTGTGCTCCGTCGACTGGGTCACGTACGTCAAGACCGGGGTGCGCGCGCCCGACGACCTGCTCCCGCATCTGCTCGGCGACCCGCGCGCAGCCGTCGTCCACCAGACGGCCGACTACATGTGGCTGCGCCCGCTGGACATCCCCCGGATGCTTCAGGCCCGTACGTACCCGGTCGCCGGCTCCCTGGTCCTGGAGGTCATCGACAGCGCCGGACTGGCCGGGGGCCGCTTCCTGCTGGATGCCGGACCCGAGGGCGCCACCTGCACCCCCACCACCCGCCCGGCCGACATCGTCCTGCCCGTGAGCGAGCTGGCGCCGCTGTACATGGGGGACGAGTCCGCCTCGCGGCTGGCCGCCCTCGGCTCGATCGAGGCCGGGCGCCCCTCGGCCCTCGTCACCGCCGACACCCTTTTCGGTACGGGGCGCCGCCCCTGGTGCCCGGACATGTTCTGA
- a CDS encoding GNAT family N-acetyltransferase, producing MNDFDAPTDDIALHPARPEELTAVAALRWRWLQESGGAPVTTREEFVHRFVAWARQNTSSHRCVVMTRGEAVIGMAWLAITGRVPHPGALDRASGDVQCVYVVPDERDGGLGGRLIGAVLGLARDAGLERVTVHSSDRAVPAYARQGFTRSPRLLQTVPLRAQEVVATRDRTR from the coding sequence ATGAACGACTTCGACGCACCCACCGACGACATCGCTCTGCACCCCGCCCGCCCCGAGGAGTTGACCGCCGTCGCCGCGCTGCGGTGGCGGTGGTTACAGGAGAGCGGTGGGGCGCCGGTGACCACGCGGGAGGAGTTCGTACATCGTTTCGTGGCCTGGGCGCGGCAGAACACCTCCTCGCACCGCTGCGTGGTCATGACCCGCGGGGAGGCGGTCATCGGGATGGCCTGGCTGGCGATCACCGGGCGGGTGCCGCATCCGGGGGCGCTCGACCGGGCGTCCGGTGACGTCCAGTGCGTGTACGTCGTACCGGACGAGCGCGACGGCGGCCTCGGCGGCCGGCTGATCGGGGCCGTTCTGGGCCTCGCCCGGGACGCCGGGCTCGAACGGGTGACGGTCCACTCCAGTGACCGGGCGGTCCCGGCGTACGCCCGCCAAGGATTCACCCGGTCCCCGCGGCTGCTCCAGACCGTCCCGCTGCGGGCACAGGAGGTCGTGGCCACCCGCGACAGGACGCGCTGA
- a CDS encoding ankyrin repeat domain-containing protein — MSEANTQPQGPESIEHAHDPEVLQLAAKVFDLARHGDTDTIAAYVDAGVPVNLTNDKGDSLVMLAAYHGHLDTVMALLQRGADADRPNDRGQTPIAGAVFKGEDEIVRALVEHGADPAGGTPSAIDTARMFQKTELLKLFGVE; from the coding sequence ATGAGTGAAGCCAACACGCAGCCGCAGGGGCCCGAGTCGATCGAGCACGCGCACGACCCGGAGGTGCTCCAGCTCGCGGCCAAGGTGTTCGACCTGGCGCGGCACGGGGACACCGACACGATCGCCGCGTACGTGGACGCCGGCGTACCCGTCAACCTCACCAACGACAAGGGCGATTCGCTGGTGATGCTGGCGGCCTACCACGGCCACCTCGACACCGTCATGGCGCTGCTCCAGCGGGGCGCCGACGCCGACCGGCCCAACGACCGGGGGCAGACGCCGATCGCCGGGGCCGTCTTCAAGGGCGAGGACGAGATCGTACGGGCGCTGGTGGAGCACGGCGCGGACCCGGCGGGCGGGACGCCGTCGGCGATCGACACGGCGCGGATGTTCCAGAAGACGGAGCTGCTGAAGCTGTTCGGGGTGGAGTGA
- a CDS encoding NAD(P)H-dependent oxidoreductase encodes MSEQRFTLAVIVGSTREGRFAPVVANWFAGHARRRAGITVDVIDLDTVRPYELRHGSEEMALFAKRVGAADAFVVITPEYNHSFPAPLKHAIDLLHQEWQAKPVGFVSYGGISGGLRAVEQLRTVFAELHAMTVRETVSFSMAHGLFDGEGRLREPAAADQAADALLDQVTWWALALKEARRVRPYGT; translated from the coding sequence ATGTCCGAGCAGCGCTTCACCCTGGCCGTGATCGTCGGCAGCACCCGGGAGGGCCGGTTCGCGCCCGTCGTCGCGAACTGGTTCGCCGGGCACGCCCGCCGCCGCGCCGGCATCACCGTCGACGTCATCGACCTCGACACCGTCCGCCCCTACGAACTCCGGCACGGCTCCGAGGAGATGGCGCTGTTCGCCAAGCGCGTCGGGGCGGCGGACGCGTTCGTCGTCATCACCCCCGAGTACAACCACTCCTTCCCCGCACCGCTGAAGCACGCCATCGACCTGCTGCACCAGGAGTGGCAGGCCAAGCCGGTGGGCTTCGTGTCCTACGGCGGGATCTCCGGCGGCCTGCGGGCCGTGGAGCAGCTCCGTACGGTCTTCGCCGAACTGCACGCGATGACGGTGCGCGAGACGGTCAGCTTCTCCATGGCCCACGGCCTCTTCGACGGCGAGGGGCGACTGCGCGAGCCCGCGGCGGCGGACCAGGCGGCCGACGCCCTCCTCGACCAGGTGACCTGGTGGGCGCTGGCGCTGAAGGAGGCGCGGCGGGTCCGGCCGTACGGCACCTGA
- a CDS encoding NAD(P)-binding domain-containing protein: MSEDRTPVSVIGLGDMGAALAGAFLAAGRPTTVWNRTAAKAEPLVAKGAVRAASAAEAVTAGPLVVVCLLNHDTVQSVLRPLAAELAGRTVVNLTNGTPEQARETAAWAKEHGIRYLDGGIMAVPPGIATPEAFILYSGEEAAFQEWRADLEVLGSAVYLGTDPGSASLHDLALLTALYGLASGAIQALALARTAGTELTAFTESLLMPWMRAMLEAGVPNYADQVARKAYEDNVVSNLAMQRTGFANILQTQRDQGVSTVLLEPLAELMDRRIADGHGEEDLSGLIELLG; encoded by the coding sequence ATGAGCGAGGACCGTACGCCGGTGTCCGTCATCGGGCTGGGCGACATGGGTGCGGCGCTGGCCGGGGCGTTCCTGGCGGCCGGCCGGCCCACGACGGTGTGGAACCGTACGGCCGCCAAGGCCGAGCCGCTGGTGGCCAAGGGAGCGGTGCGCGCAGCGAGCGCCGCCGAGGCGGTGACGGCCGGACCGCTGGTGGTCGTCTGCCTGCTGAACCACGACACCGTGCAGAGCGTGCTGCGCCCGCTCGCCGCGGAGCTGGCCGGCCGTACTGTCGTCAACCTCACCAACGGCACGCCCGAGCAGGCCCGGGAGACCGCCGCGTGGGCGAAGGAGCACGGCATCCGCTACCTGGACGGCGGAATCATGGCCGTCCCGCCGGGCATCGCCACGCCCGAGGCGTTCATCCTCTACAGCGGCGAGGAGGCCGCGTTCCAGGAGTGGCGCGCGGACCTGGAGGTACTGGGCTCGGCCGTGTACCTCGGTACGGACCCGGGCTCGGCCTCCCTGCACGACCTGGCCCTGCTCACCGCCCTGTACGGGCTGGCGTCGGGCGCGATCCAGGCGCTGGCCCTGGCCCGTACGGCGGGCACCGAACTCACCGCGTTCACCGAGTCGCTGCTGATGCCCTGGATGCGGGCGATGCTGGAGGCGGGGGTGCCGAACTACGCGGACCAGGTCGCCCGCAAGGCGTACGAGGACAATGTGGTGTCCAACTTGGCCATGCAGCGGACCGGTTTCGCCAACATCCTCCAGACGCAGCGGGATCAGGGCGTCAGCACCGTGCTGCTGGAGCCGCTGGCGGAGCTGATGGACCGGCGGATCGCGGACGGGCACGGTGAGGAGGATCTCTCGGGCCTGATCGAACTGCTGGGATGA